In the genome of Grus americana isolate bGruAme1 chromosome 16, bGruAme1.mat, whole genome shotgun sequence, one region contains:
- the PRODH gene encoding proline dehydrogenase 1, mitochondrial, with protein MALPSAARALRAAARLGVPRRPRSAPAAAPRGASPPPAAGRAARPVVPPPHPPHAPARGAERGPPPAVDFGDTQEAFRSKSSAELLRGLLVLGLCAVGPLVEHNRELLQLCQRVLGQTLFERLMKMTFYGQFVAGEDQEAIKPLIRRNQAFGVGAVLDYSVEEDLGAGEAERAELDSCTSAAEKMGGGEQREKQYRAHRGFGDRRSGVISARTYFYADEAKCDQHMETFLRCIDASSGSSKDGFSAIKLTALGRPQFLLLFSEVLVKWRRFFHQMAAEQGQAGRTVLEMKLEAEKLQEALANLGIATKAESQHWFTGENLGVSGTVDLLDWNSLIDSRTKLSKLLLVPNMQTGQLEPLLSRFTEEEDLQMKRMLQRMDVLAKRAAEKGVRLMVDAEQSYFQPAISRLTLEMQRRFNRDRAIIFNTYQCYLKEAYDNVTVDVELSRREGWHFGTKLVRGAYMEQERERAAQIGYEDPINPTYEKTNEMYHRCLDYILEEIKHSRKASVMVASHNEDTVKFTLRRMMELGIHPSEKKVCFGQLLGMCDQITFPLGQAGFPVYKYVPYGPVNEVLPYLSRRAQENRGFVQRANRERDLLWKEVKRRLLAGSLFAPNH; from the exons ATGGCTCTGCCGAGCGCGGCCCGGGcgctccgcgccgccgcccgcctgGGCGTcccccgccgcccgcgctccgcgcccgccgccgcgccccggggGGCCTCTCCGCCgccggctgcgggcagggcgGCCCGGCCGGTGGTGCCGCCGCCGCATCCCCCTCATGCCCCCGCGCGGGGTGCGGAGCGGGGGCCGCCGCCCGCCGTGGATTTCGGGGACACGCAGGAGGCGTTCCGCAGCAAGAGCAGCGCCGAGCTGCTGCGcgggctgctggtgctggggctgtgcgCGGTCGGGCCGCTGGTGGAGCACAACCGGGAG ctgctgcagctgtgccaGCGGGTGCTGGGGCAGACGCTGTTCGAGCGGCTGATGAAGATGACGTTCTACGGGCAGTTCGTGGCCGGGGAGGACCAGGAGGCCATCAAACCGCTCATCCGGCGGAACCAGGCCTTCGGGGTGGGCGCCGTGCTGGACTACAGCGTGGAGGAGGACCTGGGCGCCGGGGAGGCCGAGCGCGCCGAGCTGGA CTCCTGCACCTCTGCAGccgagaagatgggag GAGGAGAACAAAGGGAGAAGCAATACCGAGCCCATCGGGGATTTGGGGATCGCCGCAGTGGGGTCATCAGCGCCCGCACGTATTTCTATGCTGATGAGGCCAAGTGCGACCAGCACATGGAGACTTTCCTCCGCTGCATCGATGCCTCAA GTGGCAGCTCCAAGGACGGCTTCTCAGCCATCAAGCTGACAGCGCTGGGCAGACCTCAGTTCCTG ctgctcttcTCGGAGGTGCTGGTGAAGTGGCGGAGGTTCTTCCACCAAATGGCCGCggagcagggccaggctgggcGGACAGTGCTGGAGATGAAGCTGGAGGCGGAGAAGCTGCAG GAGGCTCTGGCCAACCTCGGCATCGCGACCAAGGCGGAGAGCCAGCACTGGTTCACCGGGGAGAACCTGGGCGTGAGCGG caccgTGGACCTGCTGGACTGGAATAGCCTGATCGACAGCCGCACCAAGCTCTCCAAGCTGCTGCTCGTCCCCAACATGCAG ACAGGGCAGCTTGAGCCTCTGCTCTCGCGCTTCACCGAGGAGGAGGATCTGCAGATGAAGCGGATGCTGCAGCGGATGGATGTCCTTGCCAAG agagctgcagagaagGGCGTGAGGCTGATGGTGGACGCAGAGCAGAGCTACTTCCAGCCAGCCATCAGCCGCCTCACCCTGGAGATGCAGCGCCGCTTCAACAGGGATCGGGCGATCATCTTCAACACCTACCAGTGCTACCTTAAG GAGGCTTATGACAACGTGACGGTGGACGTGGAGCTGTCACGCCGGGAGGGCTGGCACTTCGGCACCAAGCTGGTCCGTGGCGCCTACATGGAGCAGGAGCGGGAGAGGGCGGCCCAGATTGGCTATGAGGATCCCATCAACCCCACCTATGAGAAGACCAACGAGATGTACCACAG GTGCCTGGACTATATCCTGGAGGAGATCAAGCACAGCCGGAAAGCCAGCGTGATGGTGGCATCTCACAATGAGGACACGGTGAAGTTCACCTTgcgcag GATGATGGAGCTTGGGATCCATCCCTCAGAGAAGAAGGTGTGCTTtgggcagctgctgggcatgTGTGACCAGATCACCTTCCCCCTGG GTCAGGCCGGCTTCCCCGTCTACAAGTACGTGCCCTACGGCCCGGTGAACGAGGTGCTGCCCTACCTGTCCCGGAGGGCACAGGAGAACAGGGGCTTCGTGCAGAGGGCGAACCGGGAGCGGGACCTTCTCTGGAAGGAGGTCAAGAGGCGGCTCCTCGCTGGCAGCCTCTTCGCCCCCAACCACTAA